The sequence below is a genomic window from Dictyostelium discoideum AX4 chromosome 5 chromosome, whole genome shotgun sequence.
aatggttaattataaaaaatattatattatattattaaaataataataataataaaaaaaaaatatttaaattttatatcttGCACAAGTTtggatgtttttttttgttggcATACATTcctttaaaagtttttaatgacattcataattttgaaactttggaagaaaattatttttttattttttttgaatttttttatttttatttttattttttttttttagttttttttttaattttttttttttttattttttttaattttttttttttgatttcgcACCacatattatatatataattatttatatataataataatttacaatataaaatgaaaagaaaggTTTTATTAATGGGTAGAAGTGAGTCTGGTAAGACTTCTATGagatcaattatttttgCAAATTATATTGGTAAGTTTAAAAATTAGagtgtaaataaaaaaaaaaaaaaatttacccgactaattaatttacatatcaaaaaaataaaaaaatataatacaatgataataattaataattaataattaataattaataattaataataataataataataataataataataataataataataataataataataataataataataataataataataataataataataataataaataataataaaattaaacaaaaatatgaaatttttttttttttttcaaataaataaatttatagcAAGAGATACAATGAGATTAGGGGTTACAATTGATGTTGAACATTCACATGTTAGATTTTTAGGTAATTTAGTATTGAATTTATGGGATTGTGGTGGTCAAGAAGGTTTTTTAGAAAGTTATTTAACAACACAAAGAGATCATATCTTTAGAAATGTAGAAGTATTAATCTATGTATTTGATATTGAATCAAGAGAACatcaaaaagatattaaaaactataaatcaTGTATTGAAGCCATTTCACAAAATTCAAAAGATGCAAAGATCTTTTGTTTAATTCACAAGATGGATTTGGTACCAGAGGATCAAAGAGATacactttttaaaaacaaagaacAAGAGATTAGACAAGCATCACTTCCATTGAAACCAACATGTTTCAGAACCTCAATTTGGGATGAAACTTTATACAAAGCATGGTCATCAATCGTTTATTCATTAATTCCAAATGTAAAAGTATTAGAGTACAATTTGGACAAGTTTTGCAAGATTTGTGAAGCTGATGAAGTTGTTCTCTTTGAAAAGGCAACTTTTTTGGTTATCTCTCATTCTGCTCGTAAAGTTCACAAAGATGTTCATCGTTTTGAAAAGATCTCCACAATCATTAAACAATTCTTTTTAAGTTGTAGTAAATCTCAAGCAAATTTCCAAGCAATGGAAGTCAGAAATTCAAATTTCGCCGCTTTCATTGATGCTTTCACCTCAAATACTTATATCATGGTAATCATGTCTGATCCAACCATTGAATCTTCTGCTACcttattaaatattcaagTTGCAAAATctcattttgaaaaattcattaatagtacttcaaattaattattaattacttttttttttcttttataaataataaataataaaaaataataataataataataataataacaataataataataataaaaaaaactcaaaaaacatgtcaacatttaaatatcaacaataacaacacaaCAACACATCTATTCATTTCCAACAATTAAAGTatctttctcttttttttttgaaaaaaaaataaattaattaaaaaaaaaaattaaaaaaattaaaaaaattaaaaaaaaaaaaaccaacttagttggtttattattgaattttcttttctGTTGAATTTtctgattttatttttagaattttccattttttctttgaacgttgaattccaaaattaaaccataaatgattttattattaatgttaatttaaatagagtttaaactttttttttaaaaccataCTTACCAGTCATTATCAATATGTGATCATAAAGGCATATTTGATTTCAAAGATTTCAGACCATTGCACTTTAAGGTTTGGTTTTTGTATGATCTTCCACAAAGAGGATTCAAGTGACAAATTTATGGTAGTCGTGGATGTTGCGCTAGCGCACTTCCACAACACCCcctaattaattttaatgaaaaaaaaataataataataataataccccAAATTTAGGaagtgtttattttttttatttttattttttttttttttttttttttttttttttatttatttttatatatactaCAT
It includes:
- the ragA gene encoding Ras-related GTP-binding protein — protein: MKRKVLLMGRSESGKTSMRSIIFANYIARDTMRLGVTIDVEHSHVRFLGNLVLNLWDCGGQEGFLESYLTTQRDHIFRNVEVLIYVFDIESREHQKDIKNYKSCIEAISQNSKDAKIFCLIHKMDLVPEDQRDTLFKNKEQEIRQASLPLKPTCFRTSIWDETLYKAWSSIVYSLIPNVKVLEYNLDKFCKICEADEVVLFEKATFLVISHSARKVHKDVHRFEKISTIIKQFFLSCSKSQANFQAMEVRNSNFAAFIDAFTSNTYIMVIMSDPTIESSATLLNIQVAKSHFEKFINSTSN